The following proteins are co-located in the Manihot esculenta cultivar AM560-2 chromosome 7, M.esculenta_v8, whole genome shotgun sequence genome:
- the LOC110618851 gene encoding uncharacterized protein LOC110618851 translates to ANLLPHFFLLIIASRLPSCLNKSITVCRGCGLVSSTLTSHPGVSCPLPSPPQIHRLPSPLVPSSSRPDSTNPSSLAVGSYPLAILSESITVGSCPLSRSSISLFKSAVNKPTLKPNPIPSSQLLSRSFLTSPRSVPQLDALQSLLPLHSAVSSARLTSCLGIDSRSSRSLSLDILCRKMSANRQWMYNRLKDGLLNIEFMV, encoded by the exons GCCAACCTCCTTCCTCATTTTTTTCTTCTGATAATTGCATCCCGTCTGCCATCGTGTCTCAACAAATCCATCACCGTCTGCCGTGGTTGTGGTCTCGTTTCCTCTACCCTCACCTCGCATCCTGGTGTCTCGTGTCCTCTGCCATCACCTCCACAAATCCACCGTCTGCCCTCACCTCTCGTCCCATCGTCTTCGCGTCCTGACTCCACAAATCCATCATCGCTTGCAGTTGGTTCGTATCCTCTCGCGATTCTCAGCGAATCAATCACTGTTGGTTCGTGTCCTCTCTCAAGGTCGAGCATTTCTCTGTTCAAATCTGCTGTGAACAAGCCCACCCTTAAACCCAATCCTATTCCTTCCTCACAGCTCCTTTCTCGCTCATTTCTTACATCTCCAAG GTCAGTTCCTCAGTTGGATGCTCTCCAATCTCTGCTTCCCTTGCACTCGGCGGTCTCTTCAGCTCGGTTAACTTCGTGCCTCGGCATCGATTCGAGGAGCTCCCGCTCGTTGTCTCTGG ATATCTTGTGTAGGAAAATGAGTGCCAATCGACAGTGGATGTATAATAGGCTCAAGGATGGGTTGCTGAATATCGAATTTATGGTTTAG